The following coding sequences are from one Streptomyces uncialis window:
- a CDS encoding ParA family protein, translating into MPYITVLLNRKGGVGKSLLSVNLAAVYAEILGCDATDAEGGGPSVAVVSIDPQGTSIEHAEKVEKAGRPVPFRVVDASQSLDKLRRLRSAKADIIIVDTPGFMPLKAEEDEDESIDPLGDGTTGDALRAVLDVADDVIVPLEAEGSAFTPTRVTVERVLVPRQIPYGVVVNNWDPRDGTADRDRTISLVQRRGWELYNATVRHYKPHTRGITNGRFCTQYESNHIATKAKQDFVSLALEHQLRRRKYAGER; encoded by the coding sequence ATGCCCTACATCACCGTGCTCTTGAACCGTAAGGGCGGGGTCGGCAAGTCCCTCTTGTCGGTCAACCTCGCCGCGGTCTACGCCGAAATCCTCGGCTGCGATGCCACCGACGCCGAAGGTGGTGGCCCGTCCGTAGCGGTCGTCTCAATAGACCCACAGGGCACCAGCATCGAACACGCCGAGAAGGTGGAGAAGGCCGGCAGGCCCGTTCCCTTCCGCGTGGTCGACGCAAGCCAAAGCCTCGACAAGCTGCGTCGTCTGCGCAGCGCCAAGGCCGACATCATCATCGTCGACACGCCGGGCTTCATGCCGCTGAAGGCCGAAGAAGACGAAGACGAGTCCATCGACCCCCTCGGTGACGGAACCACCGGAGACGCCCTCCGAGCCGTCCTCGATGTCGCCGACGACGTCATCGTCCCCCTTGAAGCGGAGGGATCGGCCTTCACCCCCACCAGGGTCACCGTCGAGCGCGTCCTGGTCCCCCGCCAGATCCCCTACGGGGTCGTCGTCAACAACTGGGACCCCCGCGACGGCACCGCAGACCGTGACCGCACCATCAGCCTCGTCCAACGCAGAGGCTGGGAGCTGTACAACGCCACCGTGCGTCACTACAAGCCCCACACCCGCGGCATCACCAACGGGCGATTCTGCACTCAGTACGAGTCCAACCACATCGCCACCAAGGCGAAGCAGGATTTCGTGTCTCTCGCCCTGGAGCATCAGCTCCGCCGCCGGAAGTACGCGGGAGAACGCTAG